The Myxococcales bacterium genome contains the following window.
GGAGTTCGCCCACGTGCCGCTGATTGTGGGTCCTTCGGGCAAGAAGCTCTCCAAGCGGCGCGATCCGGTTTCGATCGAGGAGTTTCGCGATCGTGGTTACCTGCCCGACGGTCTGCGCAATTGGCTGATCCGCCTGGGCTGGTCCCACGGTGACCAGGAAATCTTCAGCCGCAAAGAAATTGTCGAGCAATTCGATCTCGACGGCGTCGGACGCGCGAGCGGCCAGGCGGATCCCGACAAACTCCTCTGGGTCAATCAACAACACATCAAAATTGCCGATGTCGACACGCTCATTCCGGCCCTCGAAATTCACTTCGAACGACATCTCGGTTTCGTTCCCGAACACGACGAACGGCTGATCAAGGTGATCGAGCTGATGCGCGACAGAGCCAAGACCCTCGACGAAATGGCGGAACTGGCGTCGATCCTGTTGCGCGATCCGATCGACTTGCGGGGAGAGGCCTCCGCCAAGGCCGTAAAGAAGCATCTCAAGCCCTCGGCACTTCCACTCGTCGAATCACTGCATCTCGCGCTCGAAAAACTGGATGTCGAAGAGTGGAACGAGGCCCAGCTCGAATCCGTCTTCGAGGCCGTGTCGGCGCACCACGACAACGCCAAACTCGGGAAAATTGCCCAGCCGGTTCGGGTGGCGGTTACGGGCGGACCCATCTCACCCGGGATCTACGAAACCATGGTCGCGATCGGCCGGCGCCGCTGCATGCCCCGTCTCGCCGACGCGATCGCCTTGATGCGCGAGCGCGCAGCGGCGGCAGAGCAAAGCAGCAGCTGACCGTTGAGAAACCCCAAGCCTTCGGATACGTTCCGGTGCCTAAAAATCACTGATCCCCGGTCGTCTAACGGCAGGACAGCGGACTCTGAATCCGTCAATGGAGGTTCAAATCCTCCCCGGGGATCCACTATACTCCCTATACAATCAGCTACTTAGATACCATAGTTGCCGGCCAAATCCTGCTGCTACGCTGCTGCTAGACCGCCGTTCTACTGATTTTCAGGGCTGCCAAAAACGGCCTCTGAAATCCGCACTGAATAGTAGAAGGCAGGCCATCCGTCACCGGCCCCACCGCCGCAAATCACACCCGAACGTCCACCCACAGCCCCGACGCTGTTGCAGGAAGTCGCCAGAAAGTTGCGACCTCCAAGGCCACAGCTGCGTCACGCATCCCCAACAGCAAGAGCAGCAGAGTTGCATGAAGCAGGCCTGCAAAGCGAAACGCCCAAGCCGGCTACAGGCTGGGCGTCTCATGGAGCTAATAAATGTCTACAACAGAAGCGTACCAGATTACGGGCAGCAATGCTGACAAAAACGCCAGCCAGCGATTGCATCGACGAGCTGCAGCCAGAAAAGACACATCAACATCATGGCGGCCCAACCCAGGACAGGAGCTGCTCGGCACATTCATTGAATGGAGCAGCGGCAAAACCAGCCGGGACGAAACCTACCAGATAGCAGTCATTGAAACTGAGGACGGGCAGCGGCTGGCCGTCTGGCTGTTCTATGCCGTGCTGCGAGATGAGT
Protein-coding sequences here:
- a CDS encoding glutamate--tRNA ligase; translation: MSNLRTRFAPSPTGFLHLGSARTALFNWAYARHHGGVFVLRIEDTDRERSTAESEAAVIDGLNWLGLDWDEGPFRQSERAGRHAEVIEDLLARGEAYRCVCSKDDLETRKQATLDAGGKWTYDGRCREAQHGPDCGEHTVRLRLPASGLLGWKDLVFGASGQDASEVGDKIIRRSDGGVLYHLAVVVDDIDMKISHVIRGADHHPNTPFQIAIYRALGVDPPEFAHVPLIVGPSGKKLSKRRDPVSIEEFRDRGYLPDGLRNWLIRLGWSHGDQEIFSRKEIVEQFDLDGVGRASGQADPDKLLWVNQQHIKIADVDTLIPALEIHFERHLGFVPEHDERLIKVIELMRDRAKTLDEMAELASILLRDPIDLRGEASAKAVKKHLKPSALPLVESLHLALEKLDVEEWNEAQLESVFEAVSAHHDNAKLGKIAQPVRVAVTGGPISPGIYETMVAIGRRRCMPRLADAIALMRERAAAAEQSSS